The Pseudoalteromonas sp. UG3-2 genome contains a region encoding:
- a CDS encoding alanine racemase, whose product MLPTFQTLETPCLLVDKVAFLHNISMLESHLDHFEVAFRPHLKTVKSIDAASYITQPNGGCTVSTLKEAEVFSAAGYKDFTYAVGITEDKLPRVLDLINQGSRVTILLDSLAQAQFMHRFCEQQDCTIPCLIEIDCDGKRAGLNASDKSLIAIAKILANKGLYQGLLTHAGGAYSCTSKEEVAQFAERERSAVATAAKLLENAGIATSITSIGSTPTALCTENLDGISEVRAGVYPFFDLVMAGVGVCDIEDIALSVLTRVTGVHSQDKRLFIDAGWMALSRDRGTASQQYDCGYGLVCDAQGTLIPGLKVVSASQEHGIIECEPGFPLPDIQHGELLRILPNHACATAAQHQGYHVYSHDEVTYWPRFTGW is encoded by the coding sequence ATGCTCCCCACCTTTCAAACGCTTGAGACGCCCTGTTTACTGGTAGATAAGGTCGCTTTTTTACATAACATATCAATGCTGGAGTCACACTTGGACCACTTTGAGGTCGCCTTTCGCCCACACCTTAAAACCGTCAAATCCATCGATGCCGCCAGCTATATCACACAGCCTAACGGTGGCTGTACCGTTTCTACCTTAAAAGAAGCTGAAGTATTTTCCGCAGCTGGATATAAGGATTTCACTTATGCAGTTGGTATTACTGAAGATAAATTACCTCGTGTGCTCGACCTAATTAATCAAGGTAGCCGAGTGACCATTTTGCTCGATAGCCTTGCACAAGCTCAATTTATGCACCGTTTTTGTGAGCAACAAGACTGCACAATCCCATGCTTAATAGAAATAGACTGTGACGGTAAACGCGCGGGGCTGAATGCCAGTGATAAGAGTCTTATTGCGATTGCAAAAATACTTGCAAACAAAGGGTTATATCAAGGTTTACTCACACATGCTGGCGGCGCTTATAGCTGTACCAGTAAAGAAGAAGTAGCACAATTTGCTGAACGCGAGCGCAGTGCTGTAGCAACTGCGGCCAAACTGCTTGAAAATGCCGGCATAGCCACCTCGATTACCAGTATTGGTTCTACCCCAACCGCCCTTTGCACAGAAAACCTCGACGGTATTTCTGAGGTTCGAGCCGGTGTCTATCCGTTTTTTGATTTGGTGATGGCTGGAGTGGGTGTCTGTGATATTGAAGATATTGCGTTATCGGTGTTAACTCGCGTAACTGGGGTGCATAGCCAAGATAAGCGTTTGTTTATTGATGCCGGTTGGATGGCTCTTTCTCGAGACCGTGGTACGGCGTCACAACAATACGATTGTGGCTATGGCCTAGTATGTGACGCGCAAGGTACTCTTATTCCAGGTTTAAAGGTAGTTAGTGCGAGTCAAGAACATGGCATTATAGAGTGCGAGCCTGGTTTTCCATTACCCGATATTCAACACGGAGAGTTGCTGCGGATATTGCCAAACCACGCCTGTGCAACCGCCGCTCAGCACCAAGGTTACCATGTTTATAGTCACGATGAAGTGACATATTGGCCACGATTTACCGGCTGGTAA